The Streptomyces sp. V4I8 genome includes the window CGTATGGTCGAGGCGAAGGTGGTCGGTACGGAAGGTGTCGACCTGGTGGCCGAGCCGCTGCAGGGCATGCTCTCGTGTAGTGAGGAGGCGGGCAGATGACCGGAGTTCCGGCGTCCGCCGCGGGCGGCTCCTCCCCGGCGGGTGCGGCAGGCAAGGCCGGCGCCGTGAGTTCGTCCAAGGCCGCGGGCCTCAAGGCGGAGGGCGCCGAACCGGGTGTCCCCGGGGGTGCGAAGTCCGCACGCGGCGGGAAGATCGCGGCAGCGGCCGTCAACCAGGCCAGCGTCTGGAACATCGCCAACCTCCTGACCATGCTCCGGCTGGTCCTGGTGCCCGCGTTCGTCGCGCTGATGCTGGCCGACGGCGGGTACGACCCGGCGTGGCGCTCCCTGGCCTGGGCGGCCTTCGCCATCGCCATGATCACCGACCTGTTCGACGGCCACCTGGCGCGGACATACAACCTCGTCACCGACTTCGGGAAGATCGCCGACCCCATCGCCGACAAGGCGATCATGGGGGCGGCGCTGATCTGTCTGTCGGCCCTCGGTGATCTGCCGTGGTGGGTGACGGGCGTCATCCTCGGCCGGGAACTCGGCATCACGCTGCTGCGTTTCATCGTCATCCGGTACGGCGTGATCCCGGCGAGTCGGGGCGGCAAGCTCAAGACCCTCATCCAGGGCGTGGCTGTCGGGATGTACATCCTGGCGCTGACGGGGTGGCTGGCCACTCTGCGCTGGTGGGTGATGGCCGCGGCGGTCGTCCTGACCGTGGTGACCGGGCTCGACTATGTGAGACAAGCCATTGTGCTGCGCAGGCAGGGAATCGCCGAGCGCGAGGCCGCGTTGGAGGAGACGGAAGCGTGAGTTCCCCGGCCGCCGACGTGGTGAGACTACTCGCAGTGAAGGGCGAGACGGTCGCCGTCGCCGAGTCACTGACCGGCGGACTGGTTGCGGCGGAAATGACAGCCGCACCTGGGGCCTCCAAGGCCTTCCGGGGTTCGGTGACCGCCTACGCCACCGAGCTGAAGCATGAGCTGCTCGGCGTCGACGCCACCTTGCTGGAGCAGCACGGAGCAGTGAATCCGCAGGTCGCGGCCCAGATGGCGGTCGGCGTGCGGAAGGCGCTGGGAGCCGACTGGGGCATCGCCACGACCGGCGTCGCGGGGCCCGAGGAGCAGGACGGGCAGCCCGTGGGGACTGTCTTCGTGGCCGTGGACGGACCTGCCGGTCGCGGTTCCGGTTCTGCCGGTGGCGGAAAAGTGGAGGCCCTGCGGTTGAACGGTGACCGCGCGGAAATTCGTATGGAGAGTGTACGGAGCGTACTCGCACTGCTCCTGACGGAGCTTGCGAGCGAACACAGTGGGAATGAGCGGACACAGGATACGGAACGGAACGGGGGGTTTTGATGTTTGCAGCCCTGAGTGAACACGACATCGCTCCCCGCACGGCCGCGGCGCAAGGCGGTACGGTGGGGCGTGAAGGATGCGGCTACGCGGTCCGAGGAGGGAGCCACCGATGATTCTGCTCCGTCGCCTGCTGGGTGACGTGCTGCGTCGGCAGCGCCAGCGCCAGGGCCGTACTCTGCGCGAAGTCTCCTCGTCCGCCCGAGTCTCACTCGGCTATCTCTCCGAGGTGGAGCGGGGGCAGAAGGAGGCTTCCTCCGAGCTGCTCGCCGCGATCTGCGACGCGCTGGACGTACGGATGTCCGAGCTCATGCGGGAAGTGAGCGACGAGCTCGCCCTCGCCGAGCTGGCCCAGTCTGCTGCGGCCACCCCCAGCGAGCCTGTACCGGCATCGGTCCGTCCGATGCTGGGTTCCGTGTCGGTGACCGGTGTGCCACCGGAACGGGTGACCATCAAGGCGCCTTCCGAGGCGGTGGACGTGGTCGCCGCCTGACGGTGGCCACGGTGCGCGTGGTCTGACCACGCGCTGAGGAATTGTGTGAGGCCCCGGCCCGGGCTTCCCCAGGGAGATCTGGGGAAGTGCGGTCGGGGTTTCGTGCTGTGCGGGTGGCCTTCGAGTCCGTCTCCACGGTCCGCCCGGTCCGTTTGCCGGTGTGTGGCCCGGCGGTCATGGTGGAGGGTGTGACGGCGCCTGACGCGCTGTGACGACGTTGGCCCGCGCTGCATCCGTGTGCCGCTGGTGCGCCCTCCCGGCGGGTGAACGGGCGGCCTGGCCTCGGGCTGGAGGTGAGCGGATGGCACGGCCGATAGCGCGCTGGGGGGTGACTCTCGCGCTCGGGGCGCTGTGGTGGTGGGCCGTGCTACGGCTCGCGCTGGCGCCCGGCGCGGGGGCGCTGGAGGCGGCCGTCGCCGCGGGAGGGTGGGGGTTGAGCCTGCTGCCGGTGCACTGTGTGCCGAAGGCGCGGGCCGCGGGAGCCGTCGACTCGCGCCGGTGGGCTCACGCCTGGCAGACGGGGCGGACTACCACGGCATCGCCACACCGCCGTTCGGACGCAGGATCTGCCCCGTGGTGAACGACGAGGCGTCGGACGCCAGGTGAAGCACCGCGTGCGCGATGTCCTCCGGTTCGCCGACCCGGCCGAGTGGTGACATCCGGGCCATGAACGCCTCGGTCTGTGTCTGTGCGGCGGTGTCGTGGCGGTCGGTCATGGGGGTGCGTATCCAGCCCGGGGCGACCGCGTTGACGCGGATGCCGTGCGGGCCCATCTCCGTCGCGAGCGTCTTCGTCAGCTGTACGACGGCCGCCTTGGCGGCGCCGTAGCAGAGCAGGCCGGGGCCGCCGGTGTCCACGGCGCCCGAGGTCATGGTGATGATGCTGCCCCTGCGGCGCTGGGCGAGCATCGCGCGGGCCGCCTCCTGGCAGGCGTACAGCACTCCCTTGAAGTTGACGTTCAGTACTCGGTCGAGGTCCTCGTCGCGGGTCTCCAGGACCGGGCTGCTGTGCATGATCCCGGCGACCGCGGCCATCACGTCGAGTCGCTCGCAGGAGGCGACGGCCCGGCGGAGCTGTTCGCGGTCGGTGACGTCGAGGTGGTGGGTGCGGGCGGTGCCGCCGCTCGCCTTGATCAGGGTCGCCGTGTCGTGCAGGCCCTGGGCGTCACGGTCGGCGCAGTGCACGGCGGCGCCGGCTTCGGCGAACAGAACGGCCGAGGCGCGGCCGATGCCGCTGGCGGCGCCGGTGACGAATGCGGTGCGTCCGGTGAGGTCGTACGCCTTGACGGCCATGAGTGGACGGTACGAGTGCTTCTGACGGGCCGTCAACTGGTCGTGCGGCGTGGAGGGCTGGGTCCTCCGGAGTCCCGGGCGGTGCGGGGAGCCGTGCGTGAGGCGGCGGCGCTCGGGGCCGGGCCCGCCTGGCAGTTCGGGCACCAGTAGGTGGGGCGCTCGCGGGAGCCGTCGCCCTGGTCGGCCGCGCGGATCGGGGTGGCGCAGCGTAGACAGGGGCGGTTGGCCCGGCCGTACACGAAGAGGTCCTGGCCGCGGCGACCCGTCGTACTGCGGATGGGGCGGTCGCGGTTGGCTTCCAGGAGTTTCTTGGCGAGTACGGGCAGTTGGGCGGTGTGCTCGGCGGGGAGCGCGCCGACGGGGAGCCAGGGGGTGACGCGGAGCAGGAAGCAGAGCTCGCTTTTGTAGACATTGCCGATGCCGGCGAGGTTGCGTTGGTCCAGCAGGGCCTCACCGAGCGCGCGGGCGGGGTCCGCCAGAAGGTTGGCGAGGGCGCGGTCGGGGGACCAGTCCGGGCCCAGCAGGTCGGGGCCGAGGTGGCCGACGGCGCGGTCTTCCTCGGCGGTGCGCAGGAGGTCGAGGACGGGAAGGCGGTAGCCGACGGCCGTGCGGGCGGGACGGGCGTCGGCGGCGGCGAGGATCAGGCGGATCTGGTGGGCGGGGCCGCCCGTCCAGCGCTGCCGGTCGGAGTACACCTGCCAGGAGCCTTCCATCCCGAGGTGAGTGTGGACTGTCAGGCCGCCTTCGACGCGGGTGAGGAGGTGTTTGCCGCGCGGGGTGACGTCCAG containing:
- the pgsA gene encoding CDP-diacylglycerol--glycerol-3-phosphate 3-phosphatidyltransferase; this translates as MTGVPASAAGGSSPAGAAGKAGAVSSSKAAGLKAEGAEPGVPGGAKSARGGKIAAAAVNQASVWNIANLLTMLRLVLVPAFVALMLADGGYDPAWRSLAWAAFAIAMITDLFDGHLARTYNLVTDFGKIADPIADKAIMGAALICLSALGDLPWWVTGVILGRELGITLLRFIVIRYGVIPASRGGKLKTLIQGVAVGMYILALTGWLATLRWWVMAAAVVLTVVTGLDYVRQAIVLRRQGIAEREAALEETEA
- a CDS encoding CinA family protein, which gives rise to MSSPAADVVRLLAVKGETVAVAESLTGGLVAAEMTAAPGASKAFRGSVTAYATELKHELLGVDATLLEQHGAVNPQVAAQMAVGVRKALGADWGIATTGVAGPEEQDGQPVGTVFVAVDGPAGRGSGSAGGGKVEALRLNGDRAEIRMESVRSVLALLLTELASEHSGNERTQDTERNGGF
- a CDS encoding helix-turn-helix domain-containing protein; translation: MILLRRLLGDVLRRQRQRQGRTLREVSSSARVSLGYLSEVERGQKEASSELLAAICDALDVRMSELMREVSDELALAELAQSAAATPSEPVPASVRPMLGSVSVTGVPPERVTIKAPSEAVDVVAA
- a CDS encoding SDR family NAD(P)-dependent oxidoreductase, coding for MAVKAYDLTGRTAFVTGAASGIGRASAVLFAEAGAAVHCADRDAQGLHDTATLIKASGGTARTHHLDVTDREQLRRAVASCERLDVMAAVAGIMHSSPVLETRDEDLDRVLNVNFKGVLYACQEAARAMLAQRRRGSIITMTSGAVDTGGPGLLCYGAAKAAVVQLTKTLATEMGPHGIRVNAVAPGWIRTPMTDRHDTAAQTQTEAFMARMSPLGRVGEPEDIAHAVLHLASDASSFTTGQILRPNGGVAMPW
- a CDS encoding Fpg/Nei family DNA glycosylase; amino-acid sequence: MPEGDTVWQTAKRLRTALAGEVLTLSDFRVPKFATIDLTGRTVLDVTPRGKHLLTRVEGGLTVHTHLGMEGSWQVYSDRQRWTGGPAHQIRLILAAADARPARTAVGYRLPVLDLLRTAEEDRAVGHLGPDLLGPDWSPDRALANLLADPARALGEALLDQRNLAGIGNVYKSELCFLLRVTPWLPVGALPAEHTAQLPVLAKKLLEANRDRPIRSTTGRRGQDLFVYGRANRPCLRCATPIRAADQGDGSRERPTYWCPNCQAGPAPSAAASRTAPRTARDSGGPSPPRRTTS